The nucleotide window gtttATATAATTCACATACTCAAAGTTAACCAGCTGCTATTCTGGATTGGTAAATTTCTTCTGGTCTTAATCTTCCGTTACCGTTCATTCTTTCAGGCATTTCATTGCCGGAGGGGAAAAGCATATCTCTTCAACAATGCGTGAGTAtactttagttatttttctatACCCTAGTGATTACCCTAATGGTTTACAAGTTATGATAGTCGTGTATATTTGTATGGTAATATAACATGCTGGTTCttattatatctatatatattgcTCGCTGAAAATTGCATTTAGCATAATTTGATACTCCCCAAGAATCCAGGTAATAGGGCAATCATGTTCTGTAAAAGTCAAATTTATACTAGAATTGCATTATGAGTTTATAGCTTTTCTTCTTGTCTTTTTCTccctttctatttttctttggaAACACTAACTGCATTTGCATCTTGAGGGAGTTGAAAATCAAAGCTTTTGAacttattactttaatttaaaatgctGACATATATGGATTGGAAACTGCTGTAAATTTCAGAGGAGACAATAATTAGTAACATACATTTACATAGCAGAAAATGCTTATAGCTGTCCAAGACTTCTCAGATGGATTAGAAAGTAGAAACATGTGCAGTGCAAGTGTCAGAAACAATGGATCCATGGGGAAAAATTTTCGTGTTTTGAAAGGCTCAATCCTTTTGTGTTGTTCGGaaaatgtatgtatttattttcatgcattcCACAAGCTTTTGTTGCATAAACATCTTTATTCTTGCTATTAAGGAGCAGGATGACTAAGGAATTACCATGCTTTAAGTTAATCTTTATCTTAAATATTTTCCTATTTCGTTGATTTTCTTTAATCCTAATACAGTTTTGATCTCCATCTTATTTAGCAAGCACAATCAAAATAGTGGTTCGGCATTTCCGTCCTTTTAACACTGGTCCTAATAAATGTCAACCTTTCCTGATGAAAATATATGCATactagtttttttctttttggaaatTAATCTTAGATTTTTCTTGACAGCCATTAATCTTAGATTTTTCTTGACAGCCTAAAGATTTGGATTCATGAGTTTACAATGACGAAAATCCAGAACTGGCATAATCTTTTGTTATTGGAATGAGTTTGAAGTATACATTGGATTCTCCAAAGTGACCTATGAACTGATTTGAACTTTCAAATCTACAAAAGAAATATAGCAAACATGGTGCAGTGCGATACTAATCTGCATCCAATACCGGCCCTAAATATTTGATCTCCTTAAAtattattacaatttttttttaattcatgtcTTTACTAAATAAGCCAGTGATGTACATAGTGAAGTGAAGCCAGTAACTTATATATGTCTGCTGTTCAAAACAGGTATGCTTTTGCATTAATGTGATCACTGACACTAACattccttttgttttaaatgTGATTTCAAACTTTCTTGCTTCCCTAGATTATATGATGTATTTAGCATGTTCAGTGAACAAATACACACTTTTAGTTGTATgacaaaattactaaaaatgtTGTTGCACTTGGTTTTAGTTGAAGATTTTCCTCCCATGAACTTTTTCCTATATTAACTTCTCCCCCATGAACTTTGTTGTTTCTCTTTGGTGTTTGGAATCGATATGCATTTATTCAAACTCTCACTACAAGGAGCATGCCTAAATGAAGCAAATGATTTTTTGTGCATCAAAACTCATAACATTGAGTGTACCAAAAAACGCATAACAtgagatacatttgatattgaCTTGCATTTTAAAACTCATAATGTCGATCAGTTTGTGCACCTTGTCATCTAACCCTCTTATTCAATAGATGGTAATGTTTTGAGATCACATTTGTGAACACACTCATCTTTTGCAGATACTGTAATTAAATATAGGAAAGTGTTTGGTTCTATCGGTAGTGGACTAAAACATCACTATATCTTAATATTCCAACTCTCATATAATATACTTAACTTTTTATGTCTGTGATCCAGTGTGAACTTCACAATGGGTGTACTAGAGGAAAGGATGATGCTTTCAGGACTGCATACCGTGGCTGATATTTTTTGCTGTTGCTGTGGTCAAATAATTGGTTGGAAATATGTAATCCTCCTCTCTAATCTTGACTCAATTTCATGTATCTAGACATAGTATTGCATACCTAGCTAATTCTTGCTGAACATATTTGCTGGATGAGTGATCTAGAAGTATTTAGAGTAAACTACCAATCTTGTCCAACAGTTCTtaagaatttgaaattgaaaaattcatTCCTCACTAGACAAGTTTGTTTCGcacaattaaaaaagataacatATTAAAGTGCGGTCACCCTTTTTCCATTGTGAGGAATGACCCGGTCCTTTGTGGTTTTGGTAAGGACATGATTGATTGTTTACTCATGGATTTATTTAGTCGTACATATGAATCCCCATGAATGATTTGCCAATATTTCATGCTAATTAGCataaattcatatttattaaCTGCTAAATTAACTAGATGTCAAGATAATTAAGGTGTATGCTTTTAAATCCGAAACTCTGACTCTATCCAAACACAGCTCTTGACCTTTGAAAATTTAATGTCTCAGGAATCGGCGCATGAGAAGAGCCAAAAGTATAAAGAGGGAAAGTTTGTTCTTGAAAGGTATCGATGATTATGTCGTCACCTATCTTGGTTAAGGCAATTGCACTTTCTCCTTCGTAGTGTTTATGCTGACTCTGCATATTCTGTGTCAACAAAACAGAGGGAGGATTGTTGATGAGATTGATTTCTCCACTGAATTCTACATCGACACCCGTGCCAGCATGAGCGATGGTGAAGATTAGCATCCTAAATCTTCTGTACCTGTTGGACCCGGGGAAAGAACAGTGCACTGTTTTCTgtacatgaaaataaaaatggtgAACCATGAAAATGTTTATAATCAAGAAAGTTCGTTATGCTCttttttcctccttctcctcctagAAGTAGCAATGTGGCGTATGATGAAAGGGTTCTGAATAGTGTGTATAATGTGTGAAaggaaaaatatgaaaaagttGTTTCAGATTTTTCTCTAGAAGACATGAAGGAGACACATGTCCATCATGATTCAAATATACTCTGACAGATTACCATAATGCACGAAGCATTATCGgttttttagagatgtttttgtTTGGTAAATGAGTAAATCAAAAGAATTATGATCTTGTGTTTTTAGTTTTGAAAAGGTAAGggtatttttaaaagtatttatgaagattttattttgaagttagattttttttttaaatctgatataacattatatattaatagatatttatatttatttttatattttattaaagtcatgtcttttaaatatttaaagtaaTTTTACCAAACAATTTTGTAGTTTATGACTTTGTTTATTtaaagttaattttattttgatttgttatatatagttatgatttttgaaaagtagCTTCTAGAaaagctaattttaataaattatttatgaaaaataaaaattttactataTCAGATCTCACATTTTCAGGTCAACAAACTTAGATGGCTAACCCAACATTTTCTAGACTAACCGAACTTGCATCcaatattttctaatttctataCTAACCGAGCTTGCATTGCTTATACTAAGTTCCATTTTTGGTTTAGAAATTATGGTTTAAAAGGCTCAAAACAGATCATCAAATGTGCTATTTACCTAGCAAACTTCTGTTTACTTGCTTTTGGGTTAATGCCTTAATGGTAAGATACTAAGATCGCTTGTGATTTAGTCATGTGGTTACTGAGTACATTGAACACTACAATTGATTGATTTTGCATTTACTAGTTGTTAACTACTTCCAAGTTCCAACAACAATGTGATGTTTTCTTTTTAACATCAGCAACGAGTAACATCTGCTTCGCTTCCACTAAGGCATTTGAGTTTGATGCTTAGGAGGCAAATTATTGAGTACCTAATTCCAACAAATGTTATTTTGTAATTGAAAGTAAAATATATCTCACATGACTTATGTAGGTTATATAACGGTGAAAATTTGCATGCAGTTGTCTTAATATaaaatcattttattttcatttatcaacttcatataaaaatagttatatatGAGTTTTTACCTTATATGATATATTCTTTGTAAAGAGAAATGCTATAAAACTAGTACACTTAAATTTACCTTAGATATgaaatttttggtatttttttatataagaaaTTTTGTAGGGTTGTACCAGTTTAATCAGATTTTTTTATTGCAAATTTGGTTTGAActaatgaaaatttagtcatcACGTTCGATAaggctttttttatttaattaaaataaattaattatttactcaaACAAATCGACATACAAAATTATACTGTTTTAAACATTTAGTTATGTTTTCactggtaaaaaaaaaaagcgaaAACATAAACTACGAAGATTGCGTAGGTGTTGATAGCGAGAATAGTGCAAATTTCTTTTTCCAATTTTGCTGTTGCTACCAGCGAAAACaagtaagaaaatattttcCAATTGCACTGATAGCGAAAACcaagtataaatttttttcccaATTGCGTTTTCGTTGCCAGCAAAAACGGTGGAGTTGAGCCTATAAACAGCGCACCCCTTGCTAGTGTTTTCAGATACTTTTATTTGTGAAGTTTTACTTTGAGTGAGAGAGACATTTTGAGTGGTGAagtgaagagaagagaagagaagtggAAGAAAATGCCGCACAGTAGTGACATTAATTGAGACTGAATGAAGACGGACACATTTGTGAGCCATCTAAACGAGCAAGTCAATattgcataattttttaatttttctagttataaaaattaaatttttgctatttatttttgtttaaattagtAGAAATATAAACTAGTTAGTAGTAATGTTTAGTTGTTAAGATAATAgagattaaaatttgaaatttatttatttagattagcggatagaaaaataaattaatagttaatctATATTTATTTAGACTATGTTTAGTTGGAAAGAAGGaaataaagaagaaggaaatagaaaggaaatgaaagaaattgagtgaatttttatttttcttagatgtgtttggatgaaagaaaaataaaaaggaaagaaatattataaaaatacaattttatccttatattataaaatatattaaaaaaagtaaagggATAATATTGAAAGTAGAGAAAGAgaattaattttctcttcatttttttctattgttggagggaaaaaaaaattagtgagtCCCACCAATATTTTTCCATCCATTTTTCTTCCTctcctatttttcttttcaaccaaacaagaaaaattaactattttcctttcaatttcttttctctttttcttttcctcccaTTTTCACCTCAAACAAATACACTCTTAggttttttcatttatttgctTAGAATTAgacttattaattttattaggaaTGTGTAtatagtatattattattaaattttgtagATTATTGTTTTCATTAAATTATGAGATTTATTTGTTTAGGAatacataatttatttaattttcaacagAGAGCCGTAGAGTCCTATTTTTTAGGAGGAATAAAGATTTAGTTGAAGGACCACCAAACATACTCCTTTTTTTTGGATGGGATAGATTTTTTTAGATGTTGTACATATTAGAGACTTCACTTTTgataacttattatttatttttatggagAGGTGACGTCCTGAGATGCATACTTTTCACATGCTATGGAGAGTGTACAATTACCATTCAAAATGTTGCATATCATCTCCGTTTACACATAAATAGAGAGCCAATTGGACGTTGGAGAgtgcatataaaatttttagagatggtaTGACAATGATCCATGGGAGTTGGTTGCGAATGCACTTAGAACCATGCCTCCATTGTGACAAGTTTAGAAGAGTGAAGCATATTAAATGTTGTACAGCATTAGAATGACATGGCTGAAAACTCAGCCTAAGAATATACCAATAGATGCACCGCTTGACGTTCTTAAACAGTATGCACGGTGTTATATCCTTAAGTTGAATGGTAATCTGTTGATGATTGACAAGTGTAGTGTGTGGTGCATATCAAATGGATCCCGTTACTCCTTGATTTGGAGAGGTGTCAGTCATATTCATGGGGATTGGCGATGCTTGTATAGATTTACCATTCTTTGGGTATGACTATCAATTATGAGGTGGGTGACTTAGCAGGTTATATCCCTCTTCTTCTATCCTGATATAACAGATTTTTAAACTAGTGTCTCCCAAACCAAGACACGTTGTCATTTTCGCTAACTATGAGATATGAAAATGATTTTAAGTTCTTTGgtatttatcatattttttatttaaatcatgttttgtatcatttttgtttccTTAGATTGATGGGATAGAGATTGCAACAATGGAGGAAGCAGTTGGACTTTGTCTCTTTTGACAaggtatataatttattaattatttttaattcgcTATTTATTGCTCTTTTATActttattgtcttttcaattaTACACTTATCATTACAGTTTCAATGGACAACTTACGATTTCCTGCAATTGCAAGTTCTTTCACCGCTATGGATTAGGAGTGACAGTGAGAGGTTGAGTTGAATGACTGTGGTGCCTATTGTCTACTTCCAGTACATAAAATTTTACCATACTGACTAAGTGTTGCATCAGTTTGAAGGACAGCAGCACATTCTAGAGCCACTAGTAAATATCGACGGTCTATTGCATGTGAATGTCAGACGTGATGACAAGTGGTGGCCAACCAAGCATGTTGACTGGTATGGTGCTTGGAGAGCACAATTTGAGAGTGAGTCTTAGGCGATTGGTATCCCGACAACGGATATGCGACTGTCAATTAAGTAGGTTCTTGTCTCGATAGGATGTAGTGTTGGTACATGTTCTTGTAACCATATATACGTGGATCGGATAATTGCCGTAACAGTTAGGTTATATGTCCCTCTCAAAACAACACTGACGAATTTAAATATGTTAGTTGTCATGTGCCCATACCATTTGCTCGAATCACAGTGTTGCAGCCACACTTCATTTTTGAAGGGCTTTATCCAAGTAACCATTTCTTGCCTTTTGTTTCTAAGAGCTCTCAAGTAGTATTAATAACCTTCATCGGTTGGAGAATATGTAACATTGACCAAGTCTTGCTTCTCTTCTTTAACTTGAACTTAGACATGAAGTTCGTAGCCATATGACAAATATAGTAGACATGGTATGTAGAAGGAGGTGTCCACCCATTTTCCCTGCCTTAATTGCTGTGCAAATTGCTCCATCCCTATTGGATATTAAGGATGTCTTGTTGTGGGGTAACATGATGACGcaaattctttaaaaagaaAGACCAAGATTCTGTTGTCTCTGACTTAATCAGTGCAAATTCAGTTAGAAGGATGTTTGAGTTCTCATATTGTGCAATGGTCATTAATAGAACCCCTCCATATTTTTCATTAAGATGAGTCTTTTCATCAATAGATATAAGAGGCTTACAATATTTGAATGCTTCTATGCAAGGAAAAAATGTCTATAATACTTTATCGAACTGCATAGAGTCAAAGTTTCGAAGATCAACTCGATAATATGGACAAGTTGGAGATCATGCACCATACTGGCCAAAAAGCGATTTATCACATTCAACAACTCAGAAGTTGGTGGTATGACTCTTCTCAATCTCCATAAATCTGAGcaattgctttttgttttgccattcaaacctttttttttatgcCTTGAACTTGTAACTTTCCTCCAGAGCTTCCTGAAGTACCCTTATCAGGTTGCAATCTAGTTGTGCATGATCTTGGGACATAAGTTGTTGCTAAACATGTATGATGTGTCTCGCACTTGCGATTCTCCTATTATCTAAGGTTCTGATGATAAGCAACTCGAATGCTCTATCTACAACTAGCTGCATAATGCTTGCAACTACAGTGGTACTTCATTTGATCAAACTCAATATTCGATACTCAACGCTTCTCCGaatgttgtaatttttttatggcTAGGTGTACATATTTTCTGTTATAGAATCTGTGCTCGAGTCGCAACTCCACACTCCTATCTATGTTGTAGTTATCAGGGGTCTCGAGACCAAAAGACAATGAATCAAACTTAATAGCATCAAGGTCCAATGTAGAATAATAGCTTGGAACTTGCGAACGAGGGGAGGAGGAGGTGATGACAGCAAGTTGAACTGTGATTGCGTAAATCCAAAATCTTGTGTTTTTGGAATGAACTCCATCTCATCATTACTGTAGTTCTCCGAACCAATTTTTATCCAATAATCCTTGAACGTCTCTGAGTCTTCTAAAAACTCAGCACTAGGGGGTACAAATGATGCTTCCCTCGGCTGTGGCTCGGTCTCGACATAGAACTCGCCATGCATAAACATGAAGACGAAGAACTTTAAATTATGTCCCTGATCTTAATGTAAAGCTTCATCACTTGTTGTACCATAATCTTCTCATGCAATTCGAACATAGCACGAATATGTTCATCATCTTTAAGTCATAACACACTCTTTGACTTTCAATTTTCATCGACAAATAAAAATCGAAATTCTATTTTCCTTATGTGTTTCCTCCCCAGTAAATTCATGTTCACCAGAGTCAAACTTTCTAACTCAATCAATGAATGTAACTCCCATGTTTGCATTGTAACTCGATCATTGCATTCAAAAGATGTATTATCATTGTTGTGTCTAATTGTTGCATTTGGATAAACAACAATATTAACGCATTGAGTTGCCATTTTGTGTTAActttaagagaaaaaggtaAAGAATGAGAGATAGAGATGAACAGAATGATAAATAGAGGTATGTGGTTGTGAAAAATTTGCTATGCTACTTTGGTATTTATAAAGAAGTTTTTGAACGTTAATGCTTCCATTTTCACAGGCACCaggttcaaaaatatttttcattttctctatTATGGTCTCTTAAAATTGGAGAAAATTTCTCTATGATTTTGCTAGTTATAAAGGCAAAGCTGTCAGGAAATGCGAAAATGCTATCTCGCAATTTCTGTAGTGTatgctttcattttttttggtcagcaaaaatataactaaatatttaaaatggtaAAATTCTGtatttcaatttatttgagtaaataattaatttattttatttaaataaaaagaagcCCATTCAATAATAATGTCTCAATAGTAAATGctaaatagagaaaataaatgacaaaatTTGAACATCAGTAattcaatgaaaaataaaaaactcaaatCACTCGAGGTGTCTAATACTCTTATACGGCATTAGATTCGatgattttataatatttgGACTATTAAATGGTcccataataaaatatattttttaaatgttttaataACAGCTAAAtaatctttatttaattttaattacaaattaattatttatatattatttaattataatttttttattttataaattattattttatcatttatctatgatatttattaaaataaaaaataaaaataataacgaattagatcttccattaatcgtaataaatattttagcaATTCTAATCAATTAGAATTTTATCCTTGATCCTTTACATCCCGATAGATTAGTGATATTATGTTTGTTAGATATTCAATCATCAGTAGGCCTGTAACAGGTATTCGCTTGTTTTTGGAAGACATAAAGAGTGACTACCTGAGAATCCATCTGCAACATCTTGCTAGTCTTTCCAGCATTATTCAAATCTTGGATAATCATGACCTTGAGTATGCAGATGATTCACTTAACAAAGCCTACTTTAAACTAGTTAGCTCCAAAATGTTTTCACATGTGTGCACTGCCCTAGTAGAATGCCTTGATTCTCATACTGGAGGCTATGCATGCGTAATGACAAAGACCTGATTTGAGGTTAGGCTTATTAAAAGAAAGATAGTTCTTTTTTTGAGGCTTGAATATTCAATTTTATAGTCGTCAATAATTCGCAGATGGGAATGAGATGGTAAGGGGTTGCATAAGATTGAGACCTTTATATTACTTTGAAGACTTTAATTTATTGGGTAACATGAATAATccattgaataagaaaaaattcacatgtcttttaaaattcaatcgattgtgtaTAGATtccaattgattgaattttgaGAAAATCAGAAATTTAATTGATTGTTTTGTATATTCAATCGATTGATTATCTAACAAACACGATTTCACAAACCTATACGGATGTAACGAATCAAggataaaattctaattaattatgattgccaaaatatttattaggattaatggaagatctaattcgttattattttttattatcaataaatatgatagataaataataaaataataatttataaaaaaatagattttataaataaataatatataaaagaataatttataattaaaattaaataaagactaTTTAAccgttattaaaaaaatttaaaaaacatattttgttATAGGACCATTTAATGTTCGAAACGTTTTGGGACCATGAAATCCGGTGCCCTCTTATACagttattcatttattttgctTCATATTTTGCTTTTGTAAaagcttaaaataaaaaaaagaaagaaaaaaatgaaggaTTAATAGCCAAATTAGTTCTTAAAAAATAAGACATTATTTAAATTCGTTtctgaaagatttttttaatcaaattggtcttttaaaaattacgaattaatcatatttgtcTTTAGTTACGCTACTCATAATTTTCGTCAACAGATTAATGATGTAAAATGTTAACTGATAACATACATGATACATAACGTTGACTAAGTATGTTTACGaaaatctatcaatttagtCACTAAATCATATTAGAAATAGAAATTttgtaattcaaaaaaataactaaattaataaattttcataaacataTTTAATCAATATCTAGTTAGACATatcaaatattatataaattatcaattaactttttacaatatcaatatttaaaaaaaattataagacaaatataattaatttataatttttaaaaaattaatttaattaaaataatttttagaataaatttaaaaaatattttatttttcaagaatTCATTTGACTATTAACTCGAAAAATGAATTACTTGTTCACACCTCCCAGTTCCCAGTCTGTGGCGGAGAGTTAGTTGATCTCGAACAAAGGAGTGGCTTTAATGGTATAAATAGGTTTGAGCAGCGAAAAGGATTTCAGAGGAAAAAGGGTAATAGTGCCAATTGGTTTCACACATCCGCAAAAAGCATCAAACTTTCTTTTACCCTTTTGCTTTCTCCATTCAATTATTTGTTCCATCAATTCCTCTTTTGCCTATTAACAGcttctccttttttctctctcGTTTTTTCCCCTCTTGTTTTTTAAATCGTGATTTTGCAGGTCGCTTGAAATGGGGAAGAAATCCTCCGCTTCACTCAAGAAGAAACGTTCCAAGCACTCCTCCAAGTCTAAGGTTGGTACtctcatttaaattcaattattattttgtatcttaGGGTATTTGATTTTATGCTTCGAATTACAAAATTTTAGGAAAAAGAAACTGAATTTCTGATATTGCCCTGTGTTTTGCGAACTCAAAAATCTAGTGGTTGTTTTATCATATACATCAGCCTGATAGGAAAATCCTTTTCTTTCTGGGATTAGGTTTTCGTTTTGGTTTTTCAATGTAGCATttttatgttgttgttgttgttgtatgaGCACGAGGACAAATTTGATTGGTTGTTGGGTTTTCCAATCAAAATTGAGTGTGGGTATCCCTGTTTTTGTTCTCAGTAATGCAAATTCATCATGAATATCTACCTAATTTGATGTTTTAGACCAAGCCAAGAAGTAAAAGTAAGAGTCGGAAATATAAATCCAAGAAGGTTCGCCGCCGTGATGTTTCTTCTTCTAGCTCTGACTATGATGATTCAAAAAGTTTGCACACATCagtgtcctctagctctgaagATAATTACAGAAGAAAAAGGGATCGGTCTCGCTCAAGAAAAGATGTGAAAAGTCGGAAGAGGGCTAGGAGACGTTCATACAGCAGTGACAGCAGTGAGGACTCTCACTATGCTAGGAAGAGGAAAAAGTTGAAGAGAAAAAGTGAGCCTGAGGTGAAGGAGAAGCTTTACAAGAAAAAGATTAGGAAAGAGGTAAGTGTTAGTTCAAGAAGCAGTGGGTCACGGAGCACCTGCTCTTCATTTCAGGGTGGGACTTCTGCCGGTGATGATGATCAATATGAGAGTCACAGGGGAAGATCACTTAGAAAAGAGAATGAGAAACGGAGATTGGAGAAAGAGAGAATTGGGAGTGAAAAGAGTAGTAGATATAGGCCCAGAAGTAGTTCATCATGCAGTCGATCTAGTGAAAGTAGTTATGAAAGGACCAAAGAGAACTTTTTTGAAGAGAATTATGTAGGTGAGAGCAATTCGAGGAGGCTCCGATCAGTTATTACTGTTGTAAAAGAGGCAGAAGAA belongs to Arachis duranensis cultivar V14167 chromosome 8, aradu.V14167.gnm2.J7QH, whole genome shotgun sequence and includes:
- the LOC107462673 gene encoding protein yippee-like At5g53940, which gives rise to MGRVFVVELEGRSYRCKFCKTHLALADDLISRAFHCRRGKAYLFNNAVNFTMGVLEERMMLSGLHTVADIFCCCCGQIIGWKYESAHEKSQKYKEGKFVLERGRIVDEIDFSTEFYIDTRASMSDGED